AATAACAAATAATCTTACAAAGATTTTTGACTTAAAAAGCTTTTTTAAATATAATAAAACCAGAAAATCTTGCTAAAGAAGGAGATGATGCATGATTTAAATTAGTGATTTAGTTTCAAATTAAAGTTTCAAAAAGAGGAGGTAGGAAAAAATGTTGCGTAGGCGTTTTAGTTTATGTTTTGTTGTGAATATTTTAATCATTATTTTGGTAAGTTTAATATTTAGTTTTACGGTTTTAGCGGAAAAGCTACCCGAAAAAATAGTAATTGGCTGTCTTGAGCCTCTTACCGGTGCACATGCAATTTTCGGTGGTGAAGCAAAAATTGGTATGGAGTTTGCTCTTCAGCATATCAATGAAGCTGGTGGGATTCAATCATTAGGGGGAATTCCTCTGGAGTTAGTGGCTGAAGATGTGGGTGAAAATGCAATGAGTGCTCGTCTGGCAGCTGAGAGTCTGATAAGCAAACACCATCCGGTAGCTGTTTTAGGTCTATACATTAGTCGATTAACTACGGCAGCGTCGGAGATTACTGAAAGGGAAAAAGTAATTCTAGTAGCCGATGCTTTGGTAGATAATGTAACAGAAATGGGGCGTCAGTATCTATTTAGACCAGCTCCCAAAGCGAGCATGCAGGGCAGATCTGCTGTTGAATTTGTTTTAGAAGCAGCTGAAAAATCCGGGGTCTCTGTAGAAAAAATTGCTATCCTGAATGAAGATTCTTCTTTTGGAAGAAGCAATGCGATAGGTGCAGTACAAGCGGCCTTAGATAACGGGCTTACTATTGTCTATCAAAAGGAATATCCTTATGATATTACCGATGCTTCATCTATTGTTCATGGAATTGCTGCAGCTAAAGCAGATTTTGTGATTACCTGTCCATATTTTATGGATGGGATTATATTTGCTAAAGCTTTTAAAGAATTAAATAAAATTCCAAAATTTATTGCTGGTATGGGTGCATGTGGATTTACAGATCCCGAATCTATAGAAGCGTTAGGTGAAACATCCGAACATTATAGCAATACTTATAGTTACAATCCAGCCAAGGATACACCACAAAATCGCAAATTTGTTGAAGAGTATACTGCTAAAGTTGGACACATACCTACCGAAGCTGCCGGGATGAATTATTACGCAATGTGGATCTTAAAAGAGGCGCTTGAGCTTTCCGGGAAACTTTTCCCTGACGACCCGCTTAATTCAGACAATTTACGAAAAGCATTTTTAGAACTTGACTTAACTTCCGGTCCTGCAGTTGAAACTTTCCCGGTAAATCATATTGCTTTCGACGGAAAGGGAGATAACCCTTATGCCAGAGCCACGATTATGCAGGTTATTAAAGGTGAGCCCAAAGTTGTATGGCCCTTTGATGAAGCTGAAGCTGAGTTTGTTTTCCCCAGGTTAGATGCTACCTATTAAATTTCATTGGTTATCGGGGCTCAAACTGTTTTTTGGTAGGATATAAAAGCACTAAAGTGGTATTTACTGTAAATTATAACTAAACTTTAGAAACTTTTGCCTGGCGAAGTTTAAAATATCTCAAATATTCAGCCAGGCAAAAGTTTATATCAGATTGGGTAAATATAAAGGCAAAGAAAGGAATTAAATATAGAATATGGAAACAATTATTCAAAGTCTTTTTGACGGAGCATTAATGGGTTGCATATATGCCCTGATTGCCTTGGGATTGTCGCTTATATTTGGGGTAATGAATGTAGTAAACTTTGCACATGGAAATTTTGTAATGCTTTCTATGTACTTTTCTTTTTGGGCTGGTTCATTATGGGGAATTGATGCAGTCTTAACTCCGCTAATTACTTTTCCTCTATTATTTGTATTTGGAATGTTAGTCTATTATGGAATAATTGATCGAACACTAAAAGAACACTATACTATACAAATAGCTGTAACAGTTGGTTTAATGACTTTTTTAGGTGCCATTACTCAATTAGCATGGAAGGCACGGCCTCGTGCGCTTCCTTATTCTTTTATTCAAGGAAGTATCCAATTCGGAGGCTATACTATTGCTCTTTCACGCTTAATCTCAGCTGCAATAAGTCTAATTATTATTATAAGCATATCTTTTTTCTTGAGTAAGACTTGGCCGGGATGGACACTAAGGGCAACTTCTGACGATTCTGATGCAGCTTCTCTTATGGGAGTTGATTTTCGAAAGACTTATGCCCTTGCCTTTGGATTGGGCTCAAGTCTAACCGCCATATCAGGTGGTTTATTAATGACCTTTCAACAAGTAGATCCAACCATGGGGTTACGCTTTGGATTGCTTAGCTGGTGCATTCTTGCACTTGCTGGGTTAGGTTCGATACCTGGATTACTGATTTCCGGTTTAATTATAGGAATAGGTGAATCACTGGCTATGTCTTTTTGGGACCCCAGGGCTAGATCTTTGGTAATATATCTTATATTTATTCTAGTTCTTTGGTTACGACCTAGAGGCCTTTTTGGGAGGAAGTAATGAATTGTAAAAAAAATCAAAATTTAGAGAATTTATTATTATTATTATTTTTAGTTATTGCTTTATTTGTACCTTTAATATTTGGTTCAAGCCAATATAATATACTTTTAGTTACTACCGTACTAATTTACGGGCTAATGGCTACCTCTTGGAATATTATTGGTGGTCTAGCCGGTCAGCTTGATTTAGCCTCTTTTGCTTATCTGGGATTAGGCGCTTTCACCTCTGGCACTTTACTTATCCGCTTTAATTTTACTCCCTGGATTGGAATGATTATGGGAGGTTTGGTAGCAGTTGCGTTTGCCTTATTAATTGGGTTTCCTTTGTTTCGATTCCGGATAAGAGAAGTATGGTATGCTTTAACTACCTGCGCTCTGGTTGAGGTACTTAAAGTAGTCTTTAATATGTGGAAAGAAGTAGGCGGGCCAGTAGAAAGATACCTGCCTTATTTTAGTGGTTCGCTCTACCATATGCGCTTTAGTTCCTATGTCCCTTATTATTATCTAATATTGGGTATGTTGGTAATAGCTTTACTGGTTAATTCCCGAATCGCTCGCTCGAAGCTGGGCTTTTATCTTAAAGCTTTGGGAGAGGACGAGGATGCAGCGGAGGTACTGGGAGTTAATACCCGAGCCTGTAAATTGAGAGCACTGGTCTACTATGCCTTTCTAATCGGGGTTACCGGTGCAATTTATGCAAATATCTATGGTTACATTCATCCCAGTTTTTTTAATGGGCAGGAAAGTATTAAGATTGCGATATTGGGAATTGTAGGAGGCAGAGGCATTACTTATGGCCCTCTTTTAGCTGCCTTGTTATTAGTTGGTTCCCAAGAATTTTTAAGAGCAAGTTTAGGTGGTGAAGTATCAGGTTTATACTTGGTAATTTACTCAGTCATTTTAATCTTGGTAGTTCTTTTTAAACCCAGCGGAATTGCTACTTTCTTTCAATATAGAAATAAAAAGCCGGCAAAGCAGGAGGTGAAGAAAAAAAGTGTTGTCTGAACAAATTCTTAAAACTTCTAAACTTACCAAGCGCTTTGGCAGTCTTATTGCAGTCAATCAGGTTGACTTGGAGATTAACAAGGAGGAAATTATTGGACTTATCGGACCAAATGGCGCTGGAAAGACTACTTTTTTTAATTTAATAACAGGATTGGAAGATCCGGATGAAGGTCAGGTTATTTTCAAAGGAACCAATATTACCACCCTGTCTCCCCATGCAATTTGTAAATTAGGAATGTCTCGTACTTTTCAAGTTGCTAAATCTTTTACCGAAATGTCTGTCGAAGACGCGATAAGAGTGGGTGCTTATAATAGGCGAGGAGAAAAAGAAGTGCAAAACAAAGTGGATTGGGCTCTTGAATTCTTTGAGCTGGAAGATATCCGGGATTATAAGTGCAGTGATTTAGGGTTGTCCTCTTTACGCAAAGTAGAAGTAGCAAGGGCAGCTGCTACTGAGCCAGAGCTTTTACTTCTTGATGAGGTAGGAGCAGGACTTACTGCTACCGAACTCTTAAAGCTTATGTCAGAACTCAAAAGGCTTAATGAAGAAACTAAAATTACCTTATGTGTAGTTGAACATGTAATGCAAATGGTTATGGGCCTTTGTGAGCGAATCTTCGTCCTGGATGCCGGTGAACTTATTGCCAAAGGTATTCCAAGCGAAATAAGTAATAATCAGCGGGTTATTGAAGCCTACCTGGGGAGGAGAAGTTATAGTGAACCAAGTTCTACAGGTTAAAGACTTAAGTTCCGGTTACGGTAAAGTCACTGTTTTGAGGGATATCAACTTCCAAATAGAAGAAAATGAAGTTGTGGCTGTCATTGGCTCAAATGGAGCAGGAAAGACTACACTTTTAAAAACAATTTCTAAGTTAATTTCCCCCTTTGCAGGAGAGATCGTTTTTGAAGG
This region of Caldisericota bacterium genomic DNA includes:
- a CDS encoding ABC transporter substrate-binding protein, producing MLRRRFSLCFVVNILIIILVSLIFSFTVLAEKLPEKIVIGCLEPLTGAHAIFGGEAKIGMEFALQHINEAGGIQSLGGIPLELVAEDVGENAMSARLAAESLISKHHPVAVLGLYISRLTTAASEITEREKVILVADALVDNVTEMGRQYLFRPAPKASMQGRSAVEFVLEAAEKSGVSVEKIAILNEDSSFGRSNAIGAVQAALDNGLTIVYQKEYPYDITDASSIVHGIAAAKADFVITCPYFMDGIIFAKAFKELNKIPKFIAGMGACGFTDPESIEALGETSEHYSNTYSYNPAKDTPQNRKFVEEYTAKVGHIPTEAAGMNYYAMWILKEALELSGKLFPDDPLNSDNLRKAFLELDLTSGPAVETFPVNHIAFDGKGDNPYARATIMQVIKGEPKVVWPFDEAEAEFVFPRLDATY
- a CDS encoding branched-chain amino acid ABC transporter permease; this translates as METIIQSLFDGALMGCIYALIALGLSLIFGVMNVVNFAHGNFVMLSMYFSFWAGSLWGIDAVLTPLITFPLLFVFGMLVYYGIIDRTLKEHYTIQIAVTVGLMTFLGAITQLAWKARPRALPYSFIQGSIQFGGYTIALSRLISAAISLIIIISISFFLSKTWPGWTLRATSDDSDAASLMGVDFRKTYALAFGLGSSLTAISGGLLMTFQQVDPTMGLRFGLLSWCILALAGLGSIPGLLISGLIIGIGESLAMSFWDPRARSLVIYLIFILVLWLRPRGLFGRK
- a CDS encoding branched-chain amino acid ABC transporter permease; amino-acid sequence: MNCKKNQNLENLLLLLFLVIALFVPLIFGSSQYNILLVTTVLIYGLMATSWNIIGGLAGQLDLASFAYLGLGAFTSGTLLIRFNFTPWIGMIMGGLVAVAFALLIGFPLFRFRIREVWYALTTCALVEVLKVVFNMWKEVGGPVERYLPYFSGSLYHMRFSSYVPYYYLILGMLVIALLVNSRIARSKLGFYLKALGEDEDAAEVLGVNTRACKLRALVYYAFLIGVTGAIYANIYGYIHPSFFNGQESIKIAILGIVGGRGITYGPLLAALLLVGSQEFLRASLGGEVSGLYLVIYSVILILVVLFKPSGIATFFQYRNKKPAKQEVKKKSVV
- a CDS encoding ABC transporter ATP-binding protein — its product is MLSEQILKTSKLTKRFGSLIAVNQVDLEINKEEIIGLIGPNGAGKTTFFNLITGLEDPDEGQVIFKGTNITTLSPHAICKLGMSRTFQVAKSFTEMSVEDAIRVGAYNRRGEKEVQNKVDWALEFFELEDIRDYKCSDLGLSSLRKVEVARAAATEPELLLLDEVGAGLTATELLKLMSELKRLNEETKITLCVVEHVMQMVMGLCERIFVLDAGELIAKGIPSEISNNQRVIEAYLGRRSYSEPSSTG